The Neoarius graeffei isolate fNeoGra1 chromosome 10, fNeoGra1.pri, whole genome shotgun sequence sequence ggagatttatatatatatatatatatatatatatatatatatatatatatatatatatatatatatacacacacacagagtactgtgcaaaagtcttaggcaccctattattttcatacaaactttattgaTTTCTATGAGTTCTACATTATCGATTCAGTACAAAACCATTTTTGAGTTCcaagcattcattttccagcacaaaattaaatgcagaaagtttgtatctgagcagcatattacataaaagacCATTTTTGAGATAAAAAAAAGAAGACATCATGAAgggtactgggttttgctgcaaaattaagaagtaagtgtgacagtcaaagtgtccagaagaactgcggctggttctgcgagatgctcagtaaaacctacagctcatttccttataaaactgcactcattgtacttgAGACTATACTgtactcagcgtaaatgagtacaccccctttgaaaagtaacattttaaacaatatgtcaatgaacacaaataatttccaaaatgttgacaagacaaagtttaatataacatctgtttaacttataacgtgaaagtaaggttaataatatcacttagattacacattttttcagttttactcaaattagagtggtgcaaaaatgagtacaccccacaacaaaaactactacatctagtactttgtatggcctccatgatttttaatgacagcaccaagtcttctaggcatggaatgaacaagttggcgacattttgcaacatcaatctttcctattcttcaacaatgacctcttttagtgactggatgctggatggagagtgatgctcaactcgtctcttcagaattccccaaagaaaataatttctttacacaacaaaggtgaaggctacaagaagatcagcaaagctttacttatcagtcagaatactgtagcaaaagtggtacaaaaatttaagaaagatggaactgcaaccatctcacagagatgtccaggttgtccacggaagttaacacctcgacaggagcgtcttctgatgagaagggttgaagaaacttggcatgcaagttcactgcagttatctaaagaagtagaaagccaaactggggtgactatttcccgtgacacaatatggcatacactgcagaggaatggcatgcatggatgccgtccacgaaagaagcgtcTCCTATAGCCcaagcacaaaaaagcccgcctagagtttgccagggcccatgctgacaaagatgaagactactgggactctatactctggagtgatgagaccaagataaatgtttttggaactgatggcttcaaaactgtatggcgtcgcaaaggtgaggaatacaaagaaaaatgcatattgcctacagtgaaacatggtggtggcagtgtccttatgtggggctgcatgagtgctgctggtgtcggggagctgcatttcattgatggcatcatgaattcacagatgtattgctctatactgaaagagaagatgctaccatcactccatgcccttggtcgtcgtgcacttttccaacatgactaaacacacatctaaggccgctgttggatttctgaagaagaacagggtgaaagtgattcagtggccaagtatgtctcctgatctgaacccaatcgaacacctatggggaattctgaagagacaagctgagcatcactctccatccagcatccagtcactaaaagaggtcattgttgaagaatggaaaaagattgatgttgcaaaatgtcgccaacttgttcattccatgcctagaagacttggtgctgtcattaaaaatcatggaggccatacagagtactagatgtagtagtttttgttgtggggtgtactcatttttgcaccaccctaatttgagtaaaactgaaaaaaaatgtgtaatctaagttatattattaaccttactttcacgttataagttaaatagatgttatattaaactttttcttgtcaacattttggaaattgtttgtgttcattgagatattatttaaaatgttacttttcaaagggggtgtactcatttacgctgagtactaatatatatatatatatatatatatatatatatatatatatatatatatatatatatatattttttttttttctcaaagggtcatctcacaccaaatactgactttgtttccatatatatatatatatatatatatatatatagcctgaAATTGTATCAGTCTTGagcagtacagtggtgtagtggttagcactgttgcctcacagcaagaaggttctgggtttgagcccagtggccaacggtggcctttctgtgtggagtttgtatgttctccctctgtctgtgtgggtttcctgcacagttcaaagacatgcaggttaggctaattggtggctctaaattgactgagtgtgaatggttgtttgactccatgtgtcagccctgtgatgatgtggtgacttatccaggataagtggttatggaaaatatatatattgtgtgtgtatgtgttttgcaGTAAACTTGCACAGGACAACCGCATGGACAGTCCTATTCCAATTCTGCCGCTGCCTACTCCGGACACAGAAACCGAGCGACTCATCAAGATGAAGGATGAGGAGGTGAGGCTTAAATCTGACCACACTGATTATGAAATTAATTGAAGTATAAACAGTATGCAGACGGCACTGATTTAACAGCACACTAATGTCCttgttttcactctctctctctctctgtgtgcatgcGCACGCAGCTGAAAAGAATGCAGGAGATGCTGCAGAAGATGCAGCAACAGATGCACGAAAAAGATCAGTGTtgatcacacacagacacatacacataCGCAAATGTGCACTTAAAGAGAAATGTACACGTCACATTACATCTTATACTGTATTCTGTCACAAGTGATAATGGAAGTGGCAATGTATATATTCTAACTATGACATATCCTTCAGACAGTGAAACACTCTCTGACAATCTATACTGTATATTTGCAAAACAATTTGCTTGGTGTTTTGGAGCGCTTGTCTACCAAGTACAAATGTGAAGCATCTATTTAATATTTCTTGTGTTTATATCTGTGTGATTATAGCTAAAATAAGTAATGTTATGTATAATTAATTTAAATTAAATCTACTTTTAGATGTATCTAATTTATATGGACTTGATTTTAATGATTAGTAAGAATGTGCATAAATAGTTTTGGAATGGCATTTTAGCTCAAGTTTTGGTCTGAATCTGggctgtgtggtgtgtgtgcgtgcgcgtgtatgtatgtgtgtgcacgtgcatacATGTGTAAATGTGTGTATGTGAAGCTACACTTTTTCTTTAACTGCACACTAGGATTTTTATAGTGCTAGCTCTTGGTGAGTGTGGAATTCTCATGCAGGTTACTGTTTAAATAAATATGCTTAATTCAGACTTTTTTgtatgtcgtttttttttttttttgtcatattgcTTTGTCTTTTGTTTTATTACCAAAATCCCTCTCCAAGCAATGAATTTTAAAATTTCTGATACCTTTCATTGCCACAACGAGTGTAGTTCTATATGGATGCTGCAGCATTTTCAAGCCCCATTTCCTGTGTGAGATTCCTCAGGGGGTGGAGTGAATAtaagcgtgcgtgtgtgtgtaactttaTCAGTGtgacccagctgtgtctccagaATACTGTTGTCATTGCAAGAGCAGACACTGTCCGTCTTTTGGGCCCCTGTTACACAGAGAAGACGTTTATATACTGGTAAGAACCTCTCCTTGTTTTGACATATTCTCACATCTATATATTCTGTATTAAGTTTCAGTAAAATATATTGTAGCTCTTattctatatattttttttaaaacttgttTTTACTCCATGAAAGATTTGTAAACTTTAACTCCTCTAATAGTCCAGAACATTCTCTGCACAGTGTCTCTTTAACTTGACTCACTGTTCATGCAAACACGAGTggggaaataatcttttattaggtcatttaaacattttaatacTTTGTCCATTGTGATCTGTACAGTTTGTGTAAGTGCTCTTCTCTGGGTTAACGATGTGACGTGTGTTCACATACTGAACTGTGCCAAGTTTCTtgaaagcatcacagcacaaagattatcattaaatggtagagtgagcaccaCAGTGAATGctttctcctagttaagatgttcttagcattaagaggcttttggaaaaCCCACCACTGATTTAGTCTTATGTCCATTTCACTATAGCTCTCCAAAATCTTGATCAAAATCATGAGAAAAGCACACTTAGTTGTAGAATAACCTTATGCAATAACTTTGGCAGagggaaggaaaaaaagaaataaaaatgtgctacatcatccATTCTCCTGCTTATCTCTTACTTCCGGTTCTTTATCTTTGCTTCTCATACTGTATGTCTTTCCTCTTTCccaaatatacagtgtcttgcaaaagtattcatccccgttggtgtttgtcctgttttgtcgcattacaagctggaattaaaatggatttttggggggttagcaccatttgatttacacaacatgcatgcctaccactttaaaggggtaaattgttgttttattgtgacacaaacaataattaaaatggaaaaaaacagaaatctggagtgtgcataggtattcaccccctttcatataaaacccctaaataagagctggtccaaccaattcacttcataagtcacataattagttgattaagatccacctgtgtgcaatcaaagtgtcacatgatgtctgtataaatcaacctgttctggaaggaccctgactctgctacactactaaacaagcaacatggaaaccaaggagcattccaaacaggtcagacacaaagtcgtgaagaagtatagatcaggattgggttataaaaaaaaatcccaaactttgaatatcccaggaagcaccattaaatccattatagcaaaatggaaagaatatgtcaccattacaaacctgacaagagaaggccgtccaccaaaactcaaggagggcattaatcagagatgcaacaaagacaccaaagagaacactgaaggagctgcaaaggtccacagtggagatgggagtatctgtccataggaccactttaagccttacactccacagagtgggactttatggaagagtgcccagaaaaagtcattgcttaagaaaacacatttgaagtttgcccaacagcatgtggcagactcccccaaacacatggaagaagattgtcgggtcaaatgagactaaaatagatctttttggccatcatgggaaatgccatgtgtggcgcaaacccaacaccctgagaacaccattcctacagtgaagcatggtggtggcagcatcatgctgtggggatgtttttcatctgcagggacaggaaagctggtcaggactgaagaaaagatggatggcactaaatacagggcaattctggaggaaaacctgtttgagtcagccagaggtttgagactcagatgaaggttcatgttccagcaggacagtgacctgaaacatactgctaaagctacattgacGTGGTttcaagggaaacatttaaacgtcttggaatggcctaatcaaagcccagacctcaatctaattgagaatctgtggcataacttgaagattgctgcacaccaacacaacccatctaacttgaagaagttgaagcagttttgccttgaggaatgggcaaaaatcccagtggttatatgtgctaagctaatagagacataccccaagagacttgcagctgtaattgcagcaaaaggtgactctccAAAGTATTgactcttttcttcttttttttggggggggggacctatgtacactccagagttctgttttttcatcttaattattgtttgtgtcacaataaaacaacaatttgcacctttaaagtggtaggcatgttgtgtaaatcaaatggtgctaaccccccaaaaatctaatttaattccagcttgtaatgcaacaaaacaggacaaacaccaagggggatgaatacttttgcaagacaccgtatTAGAAAAAAGCATTATCCCAGGGAACCTTACTTTATCAGTTTATTGTTCCattaaacaaaatgtgctcatatcAGTGAAGATGGTGAAATGTTTTGCCTAACTGGTAACATAGGTTCCGGCTCTCTAACATAAGCATAAGTAAATTATTATACGCCACTTTAATCCTCAGTTTTTTCTCCTCTCCCCCTCATGCAGTATGTGCTGGTATGAAGTGTGTGCTATTTGACCTACTGATTCTCGTCTGTGTGCTGGGAGCTCATGTAGATGAAGCTGAGACTGTATGCCCCCAGGGCTGTTTCTGCACAGCTGCTGTGGTGGACTGTAGCAATCGTGGACTCACTACTGCTACGCTGCCTTCATCTTTCCCCGTGAGCACCACTGAGCTTTGGCTCCATGATAATCACCTCACGGCAGTGCCAGCTGGACTGCTGGACAGCATGCAGGCGTTGCAACTTGTCACACTGCACGGGAACCCGTGGGAGTGCAATTGTGCTGTGCTCTATCTGAGGGGATGGCTGTTAAAACAGAGCAATGATGCTTTGATAAGGCAAGTGGCATGAATGGCTGTAataaatccaaatgctcagaaagcATATTTAGTATGATTGTAGCCTGAACTGACAACTAATTAATGTTTTTCAAGTTGTTTATTTGGTTTTGCATGTAATTTTATGAAAACATGCTTTGGTTAAAAAGAGTAAATATAGAAAGTGACAGGCTCTCTGAAACTACAAATTGCTGATTAATTATTGTAAGTGTAAAAGGTCCATAAAGCGCCTTATGAAGGGCTTTGCTCTGTATTGTCCAACCTAAACAAACAGAAAAATGTTCGGGTACTGTATATGTGCTCTTACACTCCTCAAGTTTTAAATTCTCTGTCCTCTTCCAGAAATGTGAGCTGCAATTTTCCTCCTGGCCTACAGGGGAGACTAGTGGCCTACCTATCTGAAGAGGAGGTGCTTAACTCCTGTAATTATTGGCTGTGTGATCTGGCCTTGGCCTCACAGATCAGCTTGATCATCTTTATCGTGGTGCAAGCAATCCTCCTTGCTGTGGTGGTCTACTTCCTTCGCCGTTTCAACCAGTTGAGCTATGATGCACAACGAGCAGCTGCAGAAAGCATTCACAGCTGAGACCAACAGCTAAAAAATCAAAGAGTGTCTCATTAAACCAGGGGTttgcaaccttttctactttaaggcccacctattcatacttgtaacgagtcgatgcccattaaaaaagatccccagttattttggatcatctattctattagaatgtaataatctattgtaaaatgtattaatggaatgccacatcactccctgttacagatgggagtccaggaattaaataaatgcaataaaaacttttttttaattgtatgttttgtatttaaaactgtatggatgtgccagaagccaacataaaaccatgcatgcagggcattctcagtcaaaagggattaatgatccaaaagtggagtctggtccattaacacaagaacttattgccatgtttgtgtacaacaagcaagttattaaaaccaagaagtacacttaaaataagtggctatagaaaccactcaatgggataggtccttacacgttaacaaagaaggatttgtcctatgaaagaaaaatttcctagctaaatttgacattagtagaataaattttgatcctattgtggccgtaactaaatacaaagacaatagttatgcatactattaattaacttaatataAAGATAATtatcagataatcaacagattttagttgtttttttttaagattgtgtataattttagtcttttgtatttgtaattattagcCTCTGTAAATGctaaccccaccagctctgctgattgacttattgtgtttaaatatagttattcattcattcattgagttggaaaattattcaTCCGGCAGTAGCCTAccctgacaataaacaatactgtacaatgtgcaatataatgtgcaatacctcttcctcTGGCCctccccccccttccccatatcttattcttattcttttttatatttgtatatgcaaatacctaatttaatttaatttatctataagttttttctctatttctattctctgtttatcctgtaatgatgctactggaattttaatttccctgagggaagccgcccaaagggatcaataaagttctatctaatctgatctgatctaatctaatctaatctaatctaatctaatctaatctaatctaatctaatctaatccgttgagttccctgatctcaaactacctggtgctgcagacatcgttctacacggacaaacagatgaaaacctggaaaagcatggagatgtacaactttttatatgtggctgggttaaatatctggggatcaagacactacaagataaattgtgtatcatttttgcctggggaaggaggaatttctgggctttttgtctgagtctttgtgatggttgctaggacactacaagttttagtattgggtgtaaacataccacagccgcttgattcccaatcctccctgctcttctcttccagcaggcatcacagatccatataatttacccacaaacatatttatttattctgcccattgcgcactctctctctctctctctctctctctctctctctctctctctgcatgtttGGACGCACACGCATGGATTAAATATAGAGGagcaatgtgacaaaaataaaggcttgttcttcttaatttacccacaaatgtatttattccacttgaaaagtatacggcaaaccagctaccagatttgggacactatgacatcctgaactatttagtatttggcttcaaacttgaaaaaaattcgcaGCCCACTAGAGGGCACTTtggggcccactaatgggccatgacccagtggttgagaaacactgcactaAACAAGAAAAACTCTTGATGTGCATCTCTACTCACATCACACTGGCTTTGTTGTTTCACTACTGTTTTAATAGTACTGCTCTCATCAATGTCTTAAATCTGAaatgtctgtctgtccaaatgtcagcctgtctgaatgacgGGCCAAAGTCCCCAAAAAATGCAGCTGGGGGTCCAGGGCCTGCcttagggccccagaagctgaagggctttagatgcctggagatggcttctcagctttatccaggcacatttttgtgatcttcaaaggccaaattacacaagacattagttgctaattacacatgaaactgaatataatttacaagaaaatgtcagaagattcaagagaaacatgcttaaagttatacccaagaaaacagtagcacacacaggtcagttccatgtctagaaaaaagtatggggggcaaggatgttctagttgattacaacttactggtactcctcagaggtggacaaagtacccaacttcattacttaagtcaaagtacagatcccactggtcaaatgttactccgatacaagtgaaagttgtacagtcaattttttacttaagttaaagtactgaagtacttgcttttaaaaatacttaagtattaaaagtaaattttctgtcaacacatcgttgcattattgccacaacgcttacaaaacctaatgccgttaccaaagacagaaatgtgaattcacaaaatgaacacatgctgtgccatcatggtggtttaaagttaagctagctagtcagtgaaacttcatctgacatgctagcaaactcttttcaaacttgaaatcatattgggtagctaatgctactaggaaagaaagatttctacattctgtttatttggcaagattatgttaaaacatatttctgaaaggacttcagataagttaacgttattcctgttagtgtaactctgtttttacatgctaactaacagtgtccaagttaactagctctgTGTAAGCATTATCCATGAACAAGGCTATGGTAACCTGGCGGGCAAattcatagaaagtcatttgactaaccagactgcatagttattgcaatgttatcacttgctctaaaaacacagacaacttcattacaagctttctcttggaataaaacatttatatccctcaataggcGAGTTtctgtaggccatgatg is a genomic window containing:
- the gp1bb gene encoding platelet glycoprotein Ib beta chain, giving the protein MKCVLFDLLILVCVLGAHVDEAETVCPQGCFCTAAVVDCSNRGLTTATLPSSFPVSTTELWLHDNHLTAVPAGLLDSMQALQLVTLHGNPWECNCAVLYLRGWLLKQSNDALIRNVSCNFPPGLQGRLVAYLSEEEVLNSCNYWLCDLALASQISLIIFIVVQAILLAVVVYFLRRFNQLSYDAQRAAAESIHS